A stretch of Limanda limanda chromosome 7, fLimLim1.1, whole genome shotgun sequence DNA encodes these proteins:
- the LOC133005650 gene encoding activated RNA polymerase II transcriptional coactivator p15-like — MPQSKEVLSSTSGSDSDSVVETKAKKKKPSVQQKPAMKPKSGESSKPGGSSKASNSDDDMFQIGKMRYVSVRDFKGKVLIDIIEYWMNQDGEMKTGKKGISLNPIQWNQLKDQISEIDDAIKRI; from the coding sequence ATGCCTCAATCAAAGGAAGTGCTCTCTTCAACATCTGGAAGTGACTCTGACAGTGTAGTGGAGACCAAGGCAAAGAAAAAGAAGCCAAGTGTACAACAGAAACCAGCCATGAAACCAAAGAGTGGAGAGAGCTCCAAGCCTGGGGGATCATCCAAGGCCAGTAATAGTGACGACGACATGTTCCAGATTGGAAAGATGAGATACGTCAGCGTGAGGGACTTCAAAGGTAAAGTCCTGATTGACATCATAGAGTACTGGATGAACCAAGATGGGGAAATGAAGACGGGGAAGAAAGGCATCTCCCTGAATCCTATACAATGGAACCAGCTGAAGGACCAGATTTCAGAAATTGATGATGCCATTAAGAGAATATAA
- the LOC133005488 gene encoding voltage-dependent anion-selective channel protein 2-like — protein MAVPPTYADLGKSAKDIFNKGYCFGLVKLNVKTKSDNGVEFKTSGSSNTDTSRAAGSLETRYNRSKYGLTFTEKWNTDNTLVTEITVEDQIAKGLKLTFETTFSPNTGKKSGKVKTAYKCKFINLGCDVDFNLSGPTIHGAAVIGYEGWLAGYQLSFDTAKSKMTQNNFAIGYKTGDFQLHTNVNDGAEFRGSLYQKVSDKLETAVNLAWTAGSISTRFGIAAKYQLDKDASISAKVNNNSLVGVGYTQTLRPGVKLTLSCLVDGKNINSGGHKLGLGLEFEV, from the coding sequence ATGGCCGTGCCTCCCACGTATGCTGACCTGGGCAAGTCTGCCAAAGACATCTTCAACAAAGGCTATTGTTTTGGCTTGGTGAAGCTCAATGTCAAGACAAAGTCAGACAATGGAGTTGAattcaaaacatctggatcctcCAACACTGACACCAGCAGAGCTGCAGGTAGCCTTGAAACTAGATACAATAGGTCAAAGTATGGTCTGACCTTCACTGAGAAGTGGAACACCGATAACACCTTGGTAACAGAAATCACAGTTGAAGATCAGATTGCCAAGGGACTGAAGTTAACTTTTGAAACAACCTTCTCACCAAACACTGGCAAGAAGAGTGGCAAAGTTAAGACCGCCTACAAGTGCAAGTTCATCAACCTTGGCTGTGATGTCGACTTCAACTTGTCTGGCCCCACTATCCACGGGGCTGCCGTTATCGGCTACGAGGGGTGGCTCGCCGGCTACCAGCTGAGCTTCGACACTGCCAAATCCAAGATGACTCAGAACAACTTTGCCATTGGTTACAAGACTGGAGACTTCCAGCTCCACACCAATGTGAATGACGGAGCAGAGTTTAGAGGCTCCCTCTACCAGAAGGTGAGTGACAAGCTGGAGACAGCCGTCAACCTGGCCTGGACCGCTGGCAGCATCAGCACACGCTTCGGTATCGCAGCAAAGTACCAGCTGGACAAGGATGCCTCCATCAGTGCTAAAGTGAACAACAATAGCCTTGTTGGTGTTGGATACACCCAGACTCTTAGACCAGGCGTGAAACTCACCCTGTCCTGCCTGGTTGATGGAAAGAACATCAACTCCGGAGGCCACAAGCTCGGTCTGGGTCTGGAATTTGAAGTCTAA